TTTTACAAGTGTACGTGATGTCGGTGGTCCTATATTTCCATTAAAAGCAGCGATTGACAAGGGTAAGCTTTTGGGGCCTAGAATATGGCCTTCTGGTGCTGTTATCAGTCAAACTGCGGGACATGGAGATTTTCGGACACCGGCGGAAAAATCGCGCCGTTTTTTCGGCATTGTCTCCCGTGCGGAGCGATATGGAGCAACATTCATCGCCGATGGTCGTGATGAGGTCCTGACGGCAGTACGAGAGAATCTGCGATTCGGGGCAAGTCAAATTAAACTCATGGCAGGAGGAGGAACTTCTTCAGCATATGATCCTGTGGATGTTACTCAATATACGTTAGACGAAATGAAAGCAGCGGTAGAGGCAGCCGAAGACTGGGGAACTTATGTGACCGTACACGCGTATACGCCAAGAGCAATTCGAAGAGCGATCGAAGCTGGTGTAAAATGTATAGAACATGGACAATTGCTCGACGAAGAAACTTTGCAGCTAATCGCAGAAAAGAATATCTGGCTTAGTTTACAAAACCTAGTGGAAGATACACCCGATATGGATCCACAACGAAGAATCAAGCGTAAACCTGTTATTGAAGGTCAGGAAAGAGTATGGCCTATGGCTAAAAAATATGGAGTAAAGCTGGCTTGGGGGACAGACTTCCTTTTTGAACCGGAACTGAACAAAATGCAGAATGCTTTTATTTTGCGCCTTCAAAAGTGGTTTACAAATGCTGAGATCATTAAAATGATTACCCAAGACAACGGTGAACTTCTGCAGCTTTCGGGGTTAAGAAGTCCTTATCCTGGCAAGCTGGGAACAGTAGAAGAAGGAGCATTAGCAGATCTGATCCTCGTAGACGGAGATCCGCTTAAGAATTTAAAACTATTGGCAGATCCGGAAAAAAACTTCTTGTTAATCATGAAAGACGGTCAGATTCATAAAAATAGCCTCCAGAAGCATTAATATTTACATGGCTAAATTTATTGTATCTCGAAAATACCGCATCTTAAGATGATAAAATGTATTTTCGATGACATCAGTTAAAACGGGCTATTTTGGCTCGTCAA
The Sphingobacterium multivorum genome window above contains:
- a CDS encoding metal-dependent hydrolase family protein; translated protein: MRLGQLLTLFFCSTFILVVQAQEKQILIENVKLLDYTTQTLTAAKHVLINGNTIQTISTSPIDARAKNIVRIDAKGKTLMPGLIDVHVHLVFGALTMPQMMTNELSEEFLINTVGLSAQQMLMRGFTSVRDVGGPIFPLKAAIDKGKLLGPRIWPSGAVISQTAGHGDFRTPAEKSRRFFGIVSRAERYGATFIADGRDEVLTAVRENLRFGASQIKLMAGGGTSSAYDPVDVTQYTLDEMKAAVEAAEDWGTYVTVHAYTPRAIRRAIEAGVKCIEHGQLLDEETLQLIAEKNIWLSLQNLVEDTPDMDPQRRIKRKPVIEGQERVWPMAKKYGVKLAWGTDFLFEPELNKMQNAFILRLQKWFTNAEIIKMITQDNGELLQLSGLRSPYPGKLGTVEEGALADLILVDGDPLKNLKLLADPEKNFLLIMKDGQIHKNSLQKH